GCGCCGTCGATGTCGGTGACCGGCTCCGGCTCCTGGGGCATCCCGTCGAAGTAGGGAGGCTTGCGGACGTAGGTGGACTCCGCGTCCCACTCGAAGGTCTTGCCCTCCGGGGTGGGCAGCGAGCGCCACTGCTCGTCACCGGCGAAGACGTCGGCGTAGCCGTCGTCGAACATGTCGGAGGTGATCGCGCTGGCGACGACCTCCTCGATCTCCGCCGAGGTGGGCCAGATGTCCTTCATGTAGACGTCGTTGCCCTCGGTGTCCTGACCCAGCGGGTCGTTGAACAGGTCGACGTCCATCGAGCCGGCGAGCGCGTAGGCGACCACCAGCGGCGGCGAGGCCAGGTAGTTCATCTTCACGTCCGGGTTGATCCGGCCCTCGAAGTTGCGGTTGCCCGAGAGCACCGAGACGACCGCGAGGTCGTTGTCGTTGACGGCCTGGCTGACCTCGGGGATGAGCGGGCCGGAGTTGCCGATGCAGGTCGTGCAGCCGTAGCCGACGAGGTTGAAGCCGAGCTTGTCGAGGTACGGCGTGAGGCCGGACTTCTCGTAGTAGTCGGAGACGACCTTGGAGCCGGGCGCCAGGGTGGTCTTGACCCAGGGCTTGCGCTCCAGGCCCTTCTCGACCGCCTTCTTGGCCAGCAGCGCCGCGCCGATCATCACCGAGGGGTTGGACGTGTTGGTGCACGAGGTGATCGCGGCGATCGTGACGGCGCCGTGGTCGAGCTCGAAGGACGTGCCATCGGCGAGGGTCACCTGGGCCGGGTTCCGCGGACGGCCGCCGGCACCGCTGCCCGCGGCGACGTGGCCGTTCGGCGGAGCCTCGCCGTGGCCGTTGTGCGGGGTGTCGGAGGCCGGGAAGGACTCCTCGACGTTCTCGTCGTAGCCCTTGGTCTCCTGCGCGTCGGTGTCCTCGGCGTAGTCGGCCAGCGCGCTGCGGAAGGACTCCTTGGCCTCGGACAGCGAGACCCGGTCCTGGGGGCGCTTGGGCCCGGCCAGCGACGGGACGACGGTGGCGAGGTCGAGCTCGAGCTTCTCCGAGAAGCGGGGCTCGGCGTCGGGGTCGTGCCAGAGGCCCTGCTCCTTGGCGTAGGCCTCGACGAGCGCGATCTGCTCGGGCGTGCGGCCGGTGAGCTCGAGGTACTTCGTGGTCTCCTCGTCGATCGGGAAGACCGCGATGGTCGAGCCGAACTCGGGGCTCATGTTGCCGATCGTGGCGCGGTTGGCCAGCGGCAGGACGGAGACACCGGGGCCGTAGAACTCGACGAACTTCCCGACCACGCCGTGCTCGCGCAGCATCTCGGTGATCGTGAGCACCAGGTCGGTGGCGGTCGCGCCCTCGGGCAGGTCGCCATTGAGCTTGAAGCCGACCACGCGTGGGATGAGCATGGAGACCGGCTGACCGAGCATCGCGGCCTCGGCCTCGATCCCCCCGACGCCCCAGCCGACCACGCCGATGCCGTTGACCATCGTGGTGTGGGAGTCGGTGCCGACGCAGGTGTCGGGGTAGGCCTGCAGGACCCCGTCGACCTCGCGGGTGAACACGGTGCGCGCCAGGTGCTCGATGTTGACCTGGTGCACGATGCCGGTGCCCGGGGGGACGACCTTGAAGTCGTCGAAGGCACCCTGGCCCCAGCGCAGGAACTGGTAGCGCTCGCGGTTGCGCTCGTACTCGATCTCGACGTTGCGCCCGAAGGCCTCCGGCGTGCCGAAGACGTCGGCGATCACGGAGTGGTCGATGACCATCTCGGCAGGCGCGAGCGGGTTGATCTTGGTCGGGTCTCCCCCGAGGTCGGCCATCGCCTCACGCATGGTGGCCAGGTCGACCACGCAGGGCACGCCGGTGAAGTCCTGCATGATCACGCGCGCCGGCGTGAACTGGATCTCCTGCGACGGGTCGGCGTCGGCGTCCCAGCCGGCGATCGCCTTGACGTCGTCGGCGGTGATGTCCGAGCCGTCCTCGGTGCGCAGGAGGTTCTCGAGCAGCACCTTGAGGCTGAACGGGAGGCTGGCGACGTCGAGCCCGTCACCGCTGACCGCGTCGAGGCGGAAGATCTCGTAGGACGTGCCGTCCACGTCCAGGGTGCCCTTGGCACCGAAGCTGTCCTTGCTTGCCACTGACCAACATCTCCTCTGTCGCGTCTGCGATGACGGGCGCTGCTTTGCGCCTCATCCTGCCGCCGGTCCGGGGCGTGGGGAAAGGAAGGCTCCCCTTACTCGGCGACCACATCTCTTGACGTCAAGATACATGACGTCGCGGGGTCGTCTCCACCAGCGCCCGTCCACGCGGTGCGCATGGGCGTCGCCACCCCCGAGGACGACGACACGTGCCCTCGTTCAGCGCTCGTCGAGCACCGAGGGAGGGAGCTCGATGTCGGGGACGAGCGCGACGAGCAGGTCCCGCACGCGAGAGTCGAGGTCGGCGATGATCTCGCGGACGGTGTCCGCGTCCTGGCCGCCGGGGTCGGCGACCGGCCAGTCGACGTACGTCACCCCGGGGACGTAGGGGCACTCCTCGCCGCAGCCGAGCGTGATGGCCATGGTGCTCGCGGCGATGGTGTCGCGCGTCAGCAGCGTGGGCTGCTCGTGCGACGTGTGGAGCCCCAGCTGCTCGAGGACGGCGGCGACCTCGGCGTGGATGTGGTCGCCGGGCTGGGTGCCTGCCGACCGGGCGACCACACGACCGCCGGCATAGTGCTCGGCCAGGACCCGGCTGATGACGGAGCGACCGCCGTTGCGGACGCAGGCGAACACGACCTGCGGGGGCGTCTGCGTCTGGTCGGTGCTGGTCATCGGGTCGCTCCTGCGCTGTCGGTGGGGGTGGTGCGTTGGCGGTAGAACTTGCGCGCCCAGAGGCTGACGGAGACCAGCGCGATCAGGGCGGGCACCTCGATGAGCGGGCCGACGACCCCTGCCAGGGCCTGGCCGGAGGTGACGCCGAAGACGCCGATGGCCACGGCGATGGCGAGCTCGAAGTTGTTGCCCGCCGCAGTGAAGGAGACGGCGGTGGCGCGCTGGTAGTCGAAGCCGAGCGCCCGGGTGAGCAGCATGGAGCCGCCCCACATGAGCGCGAAGTAGATGACCAGCGGGACCGCGATCCTGGCCACGTCGAGCGGCTGGGTGGTGATCGTGTCGCCCTGGAGGGCGAAGAGCAGCACGATGGTGAACAGCAGGCCGTACAGGGCGGTCGGCCCGATCTTGGGCAGGAACGTCGACTCGTACCAGTCGCGGCCCTTCGCCCGCTCGCCGAGGGTGCGGGTGAGGAACCCGGCCAGGAGCGGGATGCCGAGGAAGACCAGGACGGACTTGGCGATGCTCCACACCGACACGTCGAGCGCGGACTGGTCGAGGCCGAGCCAGCCGGGCAGGACCTCGAGGTAGAAGTAGCCGAGGAAGGCGAACGCGAAGATCTGGAACACGGCGTTGATGGCGACGAGGATGGCCGCCGCCTCGCGGTCGCCGCAGGCGAGGTCGTTCCAGATCAGCACCATCGCGATGCAGCGGGCCAGTCCGACGATGATGAGCCCGGTGCGGTACTCGGGCAGGTCGGGCAGCAGCAGCCACGCGAGGGCGAACATCAGCGCGGGCCCGAGCACCCAGTTCAGGGCGATGGAGGTGACGAGCATCCGGGTGTCGCTGGTGACGTGGCCGAGCTCGTCGTAGCGGACCTTGGCCAGGACCGGGTACATCATGATGAGCAGCCCGATCGCGATCGGCAGGGACACCGACCCGACCTCGACCCTGGCCAGCGCGTCGTCCAGGCCGTCCACCAGGCGACCCAGGAGCAGCCCGACGGCCATGGCGACGCCGATCCACACCGGCAGGAACCGGTCGAGGGTGGACAGGCGCTGCAGGACCGGGTCGGTGGATGCGCCCGAGGCGGTGTCGTGGACGGTGTCGCTCATGCGGAGGCCCCTTCCAGGGTCTTCGTGGGGGTGGCGGTGAACAGGCTGCCGAGGGCTGCCATCGCCTCGGGGCGGGCGATGTAGTAGACCCACGTGCCGCGCTTCTCGCGGTCCAGCAGCCCGGCCTCGTGCAGCACCTTGAGGTGGTGGCTGACCGTGGGCTGGGAGAGGTCGAAGTGCGGGAGCAGGTCGCACACGCACGCCTCGCTGCCCTCGTGGGAGAGGACCAGCGACAGGAGCCGCAGGCGGGCGGGGTCGGCGATCGCCTTCAACATCGGGACGACGCCGTCGGCCTGGTCGGCGCTGATGGGTTCTCGCGCCAGCGGCACGCAGCAGGCGAGCCCGTCGGTCATGGGCAGCAGGTGAGAGCCTGCGGAGGACTTCGACATGAGTCGATATTGACAGATGTTGATGCGGCGCGCCACATTGACGCTCATCGACATGATCACCCACGCTCGTGACGCGGTCTCCCCCGCGGGTGCGCGTAGACCGATGATGGGCGGAGCAGCCCGACGAAGGAGCCACCGCATCAACGACGAAGTGCTCGCCCACGGCGCCCGCCCAGGCGCGGACGCGGACCCCGCGGCAGCGCGCGAGGTGGACGTCGTCGTGGTCGGCGGTGGGCAGGCGGGCCTGGCGACCGGGTTCTACCTCCGCCGTGCCGGCCTGGTCCCCGGGCACGACTTCGTCATCGTGGATGCCGCCGACCGGCCGGGTGGCGCCTGGCCGCGCACCTGGGACGGTCTGCGGCTGTTCTCACCGGCGACGTTCTCGTCGTTGCCAGGCTGGATGATGCCGTCGTGGGACGACGCCACCCGGGGGTTCCCCCCGCGGGACCACGTCGTCGACTACCTGACGCACTACGAGGAGCGCTACGACCTGCAGGTGCTGCGGCCGCACCGGGTGACCTCGGTACGGCGCGCCGACACCGACCCGCACGGACGACTGGTCGTGGAGGCGGACGACCTCACGCTCGCCGCGCGCAGTGTGGTGTCCGCGACCGGCACGTGGGAACGGCCCTTCTGGCCGAGTCACCCGGGGATGGGCGACTTCACCGGCCGGCAGCTGCACGCCGCCGACTACCGGGTGCCGGAGGAGTTCGCGGGGCAGAGCGTGGTCGTCGTGGGTGGCGGCAACTCCGCGGCGCAGATCCTCGCCGAGGTCTCGAGGGTCGCCACGGCCACGTGGGTCACGACCAGGCAGCCGCGGTTCCTCGCAGATGACGTGGACGGAAGGGTGCTGTTCGCCACCGCCCGAGCACGCATCAAGGCGCTCGAGGAGGGACGTGACCACGCCGGCGTCGCGGGCCTCGGGGACATCGTCATGGTCGCGAGCGTGAAGGACGCCCGTGACCGCGGCGTCCTGCGGGCGGAGCCGATGTTCAGCCGGCTGACAGCAGACGGCGTCACCTGGGCCGACGGGGAGACCCGGAGGTGCGACGCCGTGATCTGGTGCACCGGGTTCCGTCCCGCACTGCGTCACCTGCACCCGCTACGGCTCCGCACCAGCGAGGGTCGCATCCCTGTCGGCGGGGAGTCTGGCACCCAGGCGCTCGAGGAGCCGCGGCTGCACCTGGTCGGCTACGGGGACTGGACGGGCCCGGCGTCCTCGACCCTGGCCGGTGTCGGAGCCTCTGCCAAGAGCACGGCATCCACGGTAGCGGCGCTGGTCGGGTAGCGCGACACCCGAGCGGCACGCGGAGCAGGTACGGCAGCATCGAACCCGGCTCGGTGTTGCGGGCGATCACGAAGTGCTCCGGCACGCCGTCACGGTGGCGAGGGCTCGCCGGCTCGGTACACCGCTGCGCGGCTGCTTCTAGGTTCGTCGGTGGAACCGGACCTCGTTGTCGGAACCGACGGTTGTCTCGTAGTCGGGGTCGTGGATGCGACGGTGGTGGAAGGGGCAGAGCAACCGTCCCCGCTCCACCGCCGTCTCACCGTGGTCCGCCCAGGGGTCGTCGTGATGGGCGTGGCACATCGCCGGTGGTGCCTCACAGCCGACAGCGGTGCAGCCCCGGTCGCGCACGAGCAGCGCGAGGCGTTGGGCGTAGGTGAAGAACCGGCGGCTGCGGCCGACGTCCAGCGGTTGGCTCCTGCCGCCGAGCACGACGGGCACGATCCCCGCCTCGCACGCCAAGCGACGGGCGGTGCCGGCGCTGACGCAGCCGCCGGTGTCGAGCGCCGCCGTAGCGAGCCCACCGGTGAGGCTCTCGAGCGTCATCGTGACCACGACCGTGGCGTTCACTCCGCCCGCCTTCGGCAGCGCCGTCGGGTCGAGGCGCTCGATGAGCTCCACGAACGCCTCCCCCAGCCGCACCGCCGACGGGCGACGACGAGAACCCTCGGGTGTCTCGGCACCAGTGCTTGCGCGGTTGGCGATCTGGTGCCTCGGGGCGGCGTACGCCAGCACCGCCTTCTCCAACATCTGCCCCACCAGCAGCGGCACCGTGAACGTGCCCCGGTACCGGCCGTGGCCGTCCTCGCGGATCCGGAACACCGCAGCCTTCTCCGCCTCCCGCTCCTCGCGCGCCAGCCGCTCGGCCTCCCACACCTCCGCCACCTCGGGCGCGACGACGTCGAGGATGCGCCGCCCCAGGATCTTCAACGCCTTGGCGTCGTGCACCTCGGCGTAGGCCACCAGCGTCTTCTCCGCCTGCGCCAACACACCCGGCCCGAGGTCCTCGGGCAGCACCTCGAGCGCCGCGGTGATCACGACCGCCTGCTCCGCATTGACGTCGCCGCGACCCAGCGCCTCCCGCACCAACTCGTGCCGTGCGAGACCTTCGGCGAGCCGGACCTCACGGAACGACTCCCGCTTGGTCGACCTGGTCGCGTTCGCGTGCCACACCGCCAACGACGGCGACGCATTCCGCTCCTGCACCGCCACCGACTCCGCCTGGGACAGCGCCCGCGAGCGCAGCTCGACCAGCCGCGCCTCAGCCCGCGCGATCTCCACCAGCACCCGCGCGGTCACCTCCTGGCCCATCGACCAGACCGGCGCCTCAGCCACCTCGTCCAGCACCGAGTGCACCCGCGCGACGGCCCCGTCGATGGGGTGCGCGGTGAGGGTGGCCATGGACAAAGTCTCCCAGGCGCCACCGACAAAGAAGCAGGTCAGAAGGGGTTTTCCACAGGCTCCGCGAAACTTTTCTCGATCACTTCTTCAACCAGTCACTCGACCGGTCTTCGGTTTGTCCAGACTCGCAGACGTACAGCTGGAGGGGCGCGTCTGCGGTGAAGGGCGCGCGGGACCAGTCGCCCCAGCATTCAACAACCCGGAGGCCGCCGAGCGAGAGCAGCAGCGGCAGCTCCTGGGGGAAGATGCTTCTGATCTCGAGCGGCGCGACAGCGAAGTCGGCCTCCGATTCGGTGGAGAAGTACCACCTCCCGCGCGTCACCTGCGCGGCCGCGTCGTACGTCTCCGCGACATCGACGTGCACCACGCCACGATCGGGATCCACGAACGACAACGCGTCGCGCCTGCGTCTGACGCCGTCGGCCTGGGCGAGCATGCGCACGCTCGGGTTGAACACGTCGAAGACGAGCCGCGCTCCCGGCGCCAGGTGCCTCCGCACCGCCCGGAAGCAGGACACCAGGTCATCAGCCTCGTGCAGGTGCAGCAGCGAGTTGCCGGCGATGATGACGAGGTCGAACGTCCGGCCCAGGTCGAACTCGCGCATGTCGCCCTGCACCCACGCCAGCTCCACGCCGCGCTCGCCCGCCTTGCGTTCAGCCTCGGCAAGCATGTCCGGCGAGAGCTCCAAGCCCATGCACGGGTGTCCGTCGGACGCGATCGGGATCAGCTTGTGCCCGGTGCCGCACCCGAGCTCCAGGACGTACCCGCCCTGCCGATCCGCCTCGGCCCTGTAGAAGTCGACGGCCTGTGCGCCTCCGGGGAACAGCCGGTCGTACAACCTCGCATCCGAGTAGAACTGCTCGCTCATGCGCGCACCTCTCCACCCCGTTCCGCACCTGTGGCCGGGCGGCCCTCATCCCCATGGCCTCCGAGACACCGCCTGGTGAGGCTATCGGTGCGCCACAGGCGCCACCCAGCGGAATGCGCTGAGAAGGGGGCGGCGACACCAGCACGTGGACGAGCAGTGGCAGCGCTGCAACCCGGCCGCCTCGGCGGCCCGTGTCGCGACTGCTGCGCCGAGGTAGAGCGTGAGAACGACGACTGCACTGCGCCTCATCCCATCGAAGGTACCCCCGCCGCGGCGGGCGCCCCCGCCGCCGTCAGGCCTCCACCGCGATGATGTGGCAGATCTCGGCGTCGGAGCAGTCGGCGGGATCGAGTCGGGCACTGCGGTCGATGAGGCCTTCGAGCTCCACCTCGAGTGCGGCGAGCTCACGTTGTCGGGCCCGGATGTCCTCCAGCTTGGCCAGGAGCAGGGAGTGCACGTGCGCGCACGGCACTGCGCCGTCGCGGCGCAGGTCGAGGATGCTGGCCAGCTCGACGAGGGTGAGCCCGGCTGCCTGTCCGCTGCGGATGAACGCGAGCCGAGTCAGCACCGAGGCGTCGTACTCTCGATATCCATTGGCTCCCCGGCGCGGTTCGGGAAGCAGACCCCGGCGCTCGTAGAAGCGGATGGTCTGCGTCGGGACGCCCGCCACGTCGGCCACCTCTCCGATGCGCATGCCCTCACCCTACGTCTTGACCTTGCACCGCGGATCAAGGTCTAGCGTCGCGGACATGGACATCACGCTGCTCTACTTCGAGGACTGCCCGAACTGGAAGGTCGCGGACGAACGACTCACCGCGCTCGCCGCTGAGCGGCCCGACATCCACGTCACCCGCCACCTCGTCGAGACTCCGGAGGAGGCTGAGCGCACCGGGTTCCACGGCTCACCCAGCATCCAGGTCGACGGCGAGGACGTCTTCGCCGAGCCCGGCTCCGAGGTCGGCCTCTCCTGCCGCAGGTACGACACCCCCGACGGGTACCAGGGCTCACCGAGCCTCGACCAGCTGCGGGCGGTCCTCGCCGATGCGTGACCGGGTCGCGACCATCGGACCGATCGCCGCGATCGCCGGAGCCCTCGGGCTGTGCTGCGGCCTCCCGGTACTGCTCTCCCTGGGGGTCGCGGGCGCGATCGCCGGATGGTCCCTGCAGAGCTGGGTCCTCCTCGGGCTCGGGCTCGTGCTGGCGGCCCTCGGATCGGCTCGGATCCTCCGAGGCCGACGAGACGACCAGGCCCGCCCACAACCAGGCGACTCCGCCATTGAGAAGGAGAACCACCGATGAGCCAACACTTCGACCTGATCGTCGTCGGCGCCGGCATGGCCGGTGTCGCGGCCGCGAACAAGTGCGCAGCCCAGGGGTGGCAGGTCGCCATCGTCGACGCGCTCCCCTACGGCGGCACCTGCGCGTTGCGGGGCTGCGACCCGAAGAAGATCCTGCGCCGAGGGGCGGAGATCATCGACAGCGCCCGGTTGATGCGCGGCAAGGGCATCGACGACGCGGACCTCTCGATCAACTGGGCCGACCTGATGAAGCACAAGCACGGCTTCACCGACCCGGTCCCCCAGAGCATGGAGGACGGTCTGTCCGGCAACGGTGTCACCACCCTCCACGGCCACGCCACGTTCACCGGTCCCCAGCAGCTGGAGATCGACGGGACCTCGTACGACGCGGACCGCTTCCTGGTCGCCGCCGGCGCGCGCCCCCGGCCCCTGGAGTTCCCCGGCCACGAGCACCTGGTCGACAGCACCGACTTCCTGGATCTCACGGAGCTCCCGTCCCGGATCCTGTTCGTCGGAGGCGGGTTCATCTCCTTCGAGTTCGCCCACATCGCCGCCCGCGCCGGCAGCTCACCGGTCATCGTCGACCGGGGCGAGCGTCCGTTGAAGGGCTTCGACCCCGACCTCGTCGAGCTCCTGGTCGACCGTGGCCGGCAGGTGGGCATCGACCTGCGCCGCACCACCACCATCGTCGACGTGGCGCCGTCCGAAGGTGGCTACCTGGTCACGCTCGAGCACGCCGGCTCCCGCGAGACGATCGAGACCGACCTCGTGGTCCACGGCGCGGGCCGGGTCGCGGAGCTCGCCGACCTGGGCCTGGAGGCCGCGGGCGTCGCGTTCGACGAGCACGGCATCCACGTCAGTACGCACCTGCAGAGCACCACCAACCCAGCGATCTGGGCCGCCGGGGACTCCGCCGACACCGACGGCATGCCGTTGACCCCGGTGGCGGTCCTGGAGGCGAAGGTCGCCGCGTCGAACATGATCAAGGGCAGCACCACGAGCCCGGACTACGCCGGCATCCCCACAGCCGTCTTCACCATCCCCGAGCTCGCCCGTGTCGGCATGCTCGAGTCCGAGGCCCGCGCAACCGGGATGGACCTGGCCGTGCGCTACTCCGACACCAGCGGCTGGTACGCCAACTATCGCGTCGGGGAGACCACCGCAGCCGCGAAGGTCCTCATCGACCGGTCCACCGACCAGGTCGTTGGCGCCCACCTCCTCGGACCCGAGTACGGCGAGCTGGTCAACACCCTCGGCCTGGCCATCAAGCTCGGGCTGACCACCCGACAGCTCAAGTCCGCCACCGCGGCCTATCCCACCGTGGGGTCCGACCTGGGCTCGATGCTCTAGACGCCTGACCGCGAGCCACGTCGCCTCAGGGCAGCGACCGGCTCTCCACCAGCGCCACGCACCCGACGTGGTGGGTCATCGGGAAGACGTCGATCATTGAGCGCAGTGGGCTCCGGGGCCTATTCCGCGGGGGGCCTTCAGGCCGCAGTCGGCCCTGGCCGGATACCGCGCAGCAGGAGGTACCCGATCATCCAGAACTCACCGATCGTCGCGGGGAGGGCGAGCCCGTCGACCAGCAGGCTCGGCGGGCTGGCCAGGCCGTAGTCGACGATGCTGCTGAGCAGGTAGCCGACGCCACTGACGACCAGGAGCCACCCCAGTGCTCTGGGAAAGCGGTCCGTGACGATCGCTGCCCATCCCATCGGGATGAGCCACAGGCCGAAGAACAGGGCGCCGACACCCCAGGCGTCGGTGCTGAGCTGATAGAGCACAGCCACCGTCGCGGCTGCGTCGCCGGCTGGCGCAAGGGAGGCGTCCTGGGCGACGGTGACCGCCGTGGCCAGGAAGACGGCACTGGCCATGATGGCCACCGCATTCACGAGCCCGAACGCCGCGATCGAGACCCCGGCGACGTTGCGCACCTCGCGGAACAACTTGTAGAACCAGATCGCGGCCAGTGCCTGGGTGACGACGATGCCCATCTCCAGCATGACGCCCAGATGGGCCAGCGCCTCCTTGTCCTGCAGGTTCGCCAGCGTGGCTGCTGTGTCTCCCTCCACATGGATCGCGGGGCGGACCAGCAAGAACCCGAGCATCCCAGTGACGGCCAGGCCCAGGTACCAGGCGCCGGCAACTCGAGCCGTCCTCACCTGTTCTGTCATGACTCCTCCGCGTCGGTCAGGGACAGCTGCTCGCTGCCGCTGCAGCGGTGTTGGTGGACGGCTCGCATGACGCTCCTTTATGTACGCTGTATGTTATTAAGATCACCGTAAAAGTACGGTGTATGTTTTGTCAACGGCCGGCGTAGGCCGGTCACGGAGGAGACGCGAATGGCAGGCAGACCACGCTCGGGCGCGGAACGGCTCACCCGCTCAGGAATCGTCGCGGCGGCCATCGATCTGGCCGATGCCCATGACCTCGCAGCGCTGTCCATGCGCTCGGTGGCGCGGCAGCTCGGGGTCATGCCGATGTCGCTGTACAACCACGTCGCCAACAAGGAGGAGCTGCTCGACGGCATGGTCGACGCCGTGTTCGCCGAGTTCTACGCTCCCGTTCCCGGAGCCGAGTGGCGCAGCGAGGTGCGGCGACGTGCCGTGACCGCCCGCGACGCGCTCAAGCGGCACCCGTGGGCCGTCGGACTGATGGACTCCCGCCGCAACGCCGGCTACGAGACCCTTCTCCACCACGACGCCGTCATCGGCTGCCTACGCGAAGCAGGCTTCTCACTGACCCTGACCGGTCACGCGTTCGCCGTCCTCGACGCCCACCTGTACGGCTTCCTGATCCAGGAGGTGAGCATGCCGTTCCAGCCCGGCCAGGACCTCGCCGAGCTCGCGAACCAGATCGTGGCTGCACTGCCGGAAGGCCAGCTGCCGTACTTCCGCGAGTTCACCATCGAGCACGCACTCCAACCCGGCTACGACTTCGGCGACGAGTTCGAAGTCGGGCTCGACCTCGTCCTGGACGGCCTCGCCCAGCAACTGGCTGTGGCGGACCGCGGACGCGCGTCCTGATCAGACCGCCGACCACCTCGACGCGAGGACCGACAAGCTCAGGCCGAGCCCAAGGGCCGCGACGGGGGGCTCCGCGGGTCTGCACGAACAGGTGACAGCCTCGACTCTTGAAGAGCGTCACCGCAGGTCAGCGGCCGGTCTTCTCCACCAGCGCCACGCACTCGACGTGGTGCGTCATCGGGAACAGGTCGAAGGCGCGCAGCGCGCTCAGCCGGTAGCCGTGCTCGGCGAGCAGGGAGAGGTCGCGCCCCAGCGCCGCGGGGTCACAGGCCACGTAGGCGATCCGGCGCGGCGCGCGGTCGACGACCGCGTCGATCACCGCCCGCTTGGCACCCTCGCGGGGCGGGTCGAGGACCACCAGGTCGAACGGCTCGTCGTACGCCGAACCCAGCACGGTGGCCACGTCGCCGCAGGCGGTCTCGACGCGGCCGGGGGCGCCGGCGAGGTTGGTGCGCGCGTGCAGGCTGGCGGTGCGGTCGCCCTCGACGGAGACGACCCGGCCCGCGGGGCCGACCTCGTCGGCGAGGAACCGGGCGAAGAGCCCCACCCCGGAGTAGAGGTCGAGCACCGTCTCCCCCGGCTGCACCTCGAGCATCTCCAGGACCGTCGCGACCAGCGTCGCGGGCGCCCCGGGGTGCACCTGCCAGAAGCCGTCGGTCGCGACCGCGAAGCGGTGCTCCGCCCCACCGACAGCGACGGTCTCCTCCACCGAGCCCGGCTCGGGCTCCCGGGCGTCCGGGTGGGCGATGCGGCAGTCGTCGATCTCGACCGCCGCGCGGGAGCGGTGCTTGCGCATCCCCCGCCGCCCGTCCCCCAGGTCGACGTACTGCATCCGGGTGCGCCAGCGCAGGCCGGCGAGCTGCTCGGGCAGGTCGCCGGCCACGGCCTCGACCTCGACGTCGCTCTCGATGCCGGCCAGCCGGGAGAGCTGCTCGCGCACGACCGCGGTCTTCAGCGCCCGCTGGTGGTCCACCGAGACGTGCTGGAAGTCGCAGCCCCCGCACAGCCCGGGGCCGGCGAAGGGGCAGGGCGGCTCGACCCGCTCGGGCGAGGGCTCGAGGACCTCGACCGCGTCGGCGCGCCAGAAGCGGTCCCCGTCGGTGCCCTCGGTGACCTCGAGCACGACCCGCTCACCGGGGACGACGTGGCGCACGAAGACCACCCGCAGCGGGGCGTCGGGAGCGGTGCTGGTCGGGACCCGGGCCACGCAGTGGCCGCCGTGCGCGACGGGGCCGACCTCGACCTCGAAGCGTTCCCCGACGCGGGAGCGGCCGCGCTGCTGGCGGGCCCGTGGGTGTCGGCTCATCGTCGTCTGCCCTTCTTGCTGCGTGGGTCGACCCGGCCGCTGCG
This Nocardioides dokdonensis FR1436 DNA region includes the following protein-coding sequences:
- a CDS encoding TetR/AcrR family transcriptional regulator; translated protein: MAGRPRSGAERLTRSGIVAAAIDLADAHDLAALSMRSVARQLGVMPMSLYNHVANKEELLDGMVDAVFAEFYAPVPGAEWRSEVRRRAVTARDALKRHPWAVGLMDSRRNAGYETLLHHDAVIGCLREAGFSLTLTGHAFAVLDAHLYGFLIQEVSMPFQPGQDLAELANQIVAALPEGQLPYFREFTIEHALQPGYDFGDEFEVGLDLVLDGLAQQLAVADRGRAS
- a CDS encoding alkylmercury lyase translates to MDITLLYFEDCPNWKVADERLTALAAERPDIHVTRHLVETPEEAERTGFHGSPSIQVDGEDVFAEPGSEVGLSCRRYDTPDGYQGSPSLDQLRAVLADA
- a CDS encoding HNH endonuclease signature motif containing protein, with amino-acid sequence MATLTAHPIDGAVARVHSVLDEVAEAPVWSMGQEVTARVLVEIARAEARLVELRSRALSQAESVAVQERNASPSLAVWHANATRSTKRESFREVRLAEGLARHELVREALGRGDVNAEQAVVITAALEVLPEDLGPGVLAQAEKTLVAYAEVHDAKALKILGRRILDVVAPEVAEVWEAERLAREEREAEKAAVFRIREDGHGRYRGTFTVPLLVGQMLEKAVLAYAAPRHQIANRASTGAETPEGSRRRPSAVRLGEAFVELIERLDPTALPKAGGVNATVVVTMTLESLTGGLATAALDTGGCVSAGTARRLACEAGIVPVVLGGRSQPLDVGRSRRFFTYAQRLALLVRDRGCTAVGCEAPPAMCHAHHDDPWADHGETAVERGRLLCPFHHRRIHDPDYETTVGSDNEVRFHRRT
- a CDS encoding dihydrolipoyl dehydrogenase family protein; this translates as MSQHFDLIVVGAGMAGVAAANKCAAQGWQVAIVDALPYGGTCALRGCDPKKILRRGAEIIDSARLMRGKGIDDADLSINWADLMKHKHGFTDPVPQSMEDGLSGNGVTTLHGHATFTGPQQLEIDGTSYDADRFLVAAGARPRPLEFPGHEHLVDSTDFLDLTELPSRILFVGGGFISFEFAHIAARAGSSPVIVDRGERPLKGFDPDLVELLVDRGRQVGIDLRRTTTIVDVAPSEGGYLVTLEHAGSRETIETDLVVHGAGRVAELADLGLEAAGVAFDEHGIHVSTHLQSTTNPAIWAAGDSADTDGMPLTPVAVLEAKVAASNMIKGSTTSPDYAGIPTAVFTIPELARVGMLESEARATGMDLAVRYSDTSGWYANYRVGETTAAAKVLIDRSTDQVVGAHLLGPEYGELVNTLGLAIKLGLTTRQLKSATAAYPTVGSDLGSML
- a CDS encoding class I SAM-dependent DNA methyltransferase translates to MSEQFYSDARLYDRLFPGGAQAVDFYRAEADRQGGYVLELGCGTGHKLIPIASDGHPCMGLELSPDMLAEAERKAGERGVELAWVQGDMREFDLGRTFDLVIIAGNSLLHLHEADDLVSCFRAVRRHLAPGARLVFDVFNPSVRMLAQADGVRRRRDALSFVDPDRGVVHVDVAETYDAAAQVTRGRWYFSTESEADFAVAPLEIRSIFPQELPLLLSLGGLRVVECWGDWSRAPFTADAPLQLYVCESGQTEDRSSDWLKK
- a CDS encoding DUF4386 domain-containing protein — encoded protein: MTEQVRTARVAGAWYLGLAVTGMLGFLLVRPAIHVEGDTAATLANLQDKEALAHLGVMLEMGIVVTQALAAIWFYKLFREVRNVAGVSIAAFGLVNAVAIMASAVFLATAVTVAQDASLAPAGDAAATVAVLYQLSTDAWGVGALFFGLWLIPMGWAAIVTDRFPRALGWLLVVSGVGYLLSSIVDYGLASPPSLLVDGLALPATIGEFWMIGYLLLRGIRPGPTAA
- a CDS encoding heavy metal-responsive transcriptional regulator, yielding MRIGEVADVAGVPTQTIRFYERRGLLPEPRRGANGYREYDASVLTRLAFIRSGQAAGLTLVELASILDLRRDGAVPCAHVHSLLLAKLEDIRARQRELAALEVELEGLIDRSARLDPADCSDAEICHIIAVEA